A window of the Cuculus canorus isolate bCucCan1 chromosome 3, bCucCan1.pri, whole genome shotgun sequence genome harbors these coding sequences:
- the CFAP206 gene encoding cilia- and flagella-associated protein 206 isoform X2: MDPGVESIVREIGQRCAASGHPLPPALVELMVKAVGSDPRNDFKVNQILTKQDVQNLIQLCVARLLSTTNPALSTIKMQVYFNTNYANQAEFLSRQHRVLEGRLASLLGAITGSCPPVEEEMGDVYPKILAYVLQSSGLGSPKDVVVFREVTAVLQNVFPRKKMITFISLSKKNKEEQLRNLTTIVTGILLYNKECGKGGSGIDDLRAILNEAVLSATRTADERLSTCHVLAHQYTALLESMQEDPLRHMQLSSFKLKEALFNVRQHEAFLCILLSDTTTSAQEVEKMNVQFAAAMEKLKKIMPNKISEDRTEVFPLFVVLSNLWSGFKDKILLIKFLTNMINSLQQFSEIQSQLFPKEVLSSLLEGVTVKSDEERIRETMGTRVNVSDFKDQEWLFPETTENFDQLLIEYRGFCAHAIGVKGLLLPGNPAIGILKHKERCYVFSSKEAAYIFAQDPDKFIQLNVEKAKEHVELMQLLELQHHLVHLAPFALATNADKCLMKLTTGCDSTTQTDTHILPPTIVKSYEWNEWTMRKRAIQLANLRRKSTHGMQTDLSHMRRQNSTQVYLPKDIGTQTKRDNSSNVPRPQIFLKGLRGGPSPTTHMVKVHLTRAIDET; the protein is encoded by the exons ATGGACCCGGGCGTGGAGAGCATCGTTCGGGAGATCGGGCAGCGCTGCGCCGCCAGCGGGCACCCCCTGCCCCCTGCCCTGGTGGAGCTCATG GTGAAAGCTGTTGGTTCAGATCCAAGAAATGACTTTAAAGTGAATCAAATCCTTACAAAACAAGATGTGCAAAATCTTATCCAG CTCTGTGTTGCCAGGCTGCTTAGCACAACAAACCCAGCCCTGAGCACAATTAAGATGCAAGTCTACTTTAATACGAACTATGCAAACCAAG CTGAATTTCTCAGTAGGCAGCACCGTGTTCTGGAGGGAAGGCTGGCTTCTCTGCTTGGAGCTATCACAGGGAGTTGTCCTCCTGTGGAAGAAGAAATGGGGGATGTGTATCCAAAGATATTAGCGTAtgtgctgcagagctctggCTTGGGATCCCCAAAAGATGTTGTGGTTTTCAGGGAGGTAACAG CTGTCCTGCAGAATGTATTCCCCCGGAAAAAGATGATTACTTTCATCTCACtcagtaagaaaaacaaagaggaacaGCTGAGAAATCTTACCACGATAGTCACAGGAATTCTGTTATACAACAAGGAAtgtgggaaaggaggaagcGGCATTGATGACT TGCGGGCCATTCTGAATGAAGCTGTTCTGTCAGCTACGCGGACTGCCGATGAACGTCTTAGTACTTGCCATGTGCTAGCCCACCAGTACACGGCTCTGCTGGAATCCATGCAGGAAGACCCGCTCAGACACATGCAGCTTagttctttcaaattaaaagaagcacTATTCAATGTGAGACAACATGAGGCCTTCCTTTGCATCCTTCTG TCTGATACTACTACAAGTGCTCAAGAAGTTGAAAAGATGAATGTGCAGTTTGCAGCAGCAATGGagaagttgaaaaaaataatgccaaatAAGATTTCTGAAGATAGAACAGAAGTTTTT cCTCTCTTTGTTGTGCTTTCTAACCTCTGGAGCGGCTTTAAGGATAAGATACTACTGATAAAGTTCCTCACAAATATGATTAACAGTCTGCAACAGTTCTCGGAAATCCAGTCACAGCTTTTTCCTAAGGAAGTGCTGTCGTCTCTTCTGGAAGGAGTGACTGTGAAAAGTGATGAGGAAAGGATAAGAGAAACCATGG GAACCAGAGTGAATGTTTCTGATTTCAAGGACCAAGAATGGCTTTTTCCAGAGACTACAGAGAATTTTGATCAGTTATTAATTGAGTACCGTGGTTTCTGTGCGCATGCGATTGGTGTGAAAGGCCTCCTCCTCCCAG gaaatccTGCTATTGGAATTTTGAAGCACAAGGAGAGATGTTACGTTTTCAGTTCCAAAGAAGCTGCATACATTTTTGCTCAAGATCCAGATAAGTTCATTCAACTGAAtgtagaaaaagcaaaagaacatgTAGAGTTGATGCAGCTGCTAGAGCTTCAGCATCATTTGGTACACCTTGCTCCATTTGCACTG gCCACAAATGCAGACAAATGTTTGATGAAACTCACCACAGGATGTGATAGCACAACTCAGACTGATACTCATATCTTGCCTCCAACTATTGTAAAATCATATGAATGGAATGAATGGACAATGAGAAAAAGAGCTATACAATTG GCCAATTTGCGCCGCAAATCAACTCATGGCATGCAGACTGATCTCAGCCATATGAGAAGACAGAACTCCACCCAAGTGTACTTGCCAAAAGATATTGGCACCCAGACTAAGCGTGACAACTCGAGCAATGTACCCAGACCACAGATATTCCTGAAAGGTCTCCGAGGAGGACCATCTCCTACTACTCATATGGTCAAAGTACACTTAACAAGAGCGATAGATGAAACCTAA
- the CFAP206 gene encoding cilia- and flagella-associated protein 206 isoform X1: MDPGVESIVREIGQRCAASGHPLPPALVELMVKAVGSDPRNDFKVNQILTKQDVQNLIQLCVARLLSTTNPALSTIKMQVYFNTNYANQAEFLSRQHRVLEGRLASLLGAITGSCPPVEEEMGDVYPKILAYVLQSSGLGSPKDVVVFREVTAVLQNVFPRKKMITFISLSKKNKEEQLRNLTTIVTGILLYNKECGKGGSGIDDYITFPCDGWLCFRFAGLRLQHEKTFSYCGYTKVRAILNEAVLSATRTADERLSTCHVLAHQYTALLESMQEDPLRHMQLSSFKLKEALFNVRQHEAFLCILLSDTTTSAQEVEKMNVQFAAAMEKLKKIMPNKISEDRTEVFPLFVVLSNLWSGFKDKILLIKFLTNMINSLQQFSEIQSQLFPKEVLSSLLEGVTVKSDEERIRETMGTRVNVSDFKDQEWLFPETTENFDQLLIEYRGFCAHAIGVKGLLLPGNPAIGILKHKERCYVFSSKEAAYIFAQDPDKFIQLNVEKAKEHVELMQLLELQHHLVHLAPFALATNADKCLMKLTTGCDSTTQTDTHILPPTIVKSYEWNEWTMRKRAIQLANLRRKSTHGMQTDLSHMRRQNSTQVYLPKDIGTQTKRDNSSNVPRPQIFLKGLRGGPSPTTHMVKVHLTRAIDET, encoded by the exons ATGGACCCGGGCGTGGAGAGCATCGTTCGGGAGATCGGGCAGCGCTGCGCCGCCAGCGGGCACCCCCTGCCCCCTGCCCTGGTGGAGCTCATG GTGAAAGCTGTTGGTTCAGATCCAAGAAATGACTTTAAAGTGAATCAAATCCTTACAAAACAAGATGTGCAAAATCTTATCCAG CTCTGTGTTGCCAGGCTGCTTAGCACAACAAACCCAGCCCTGAGCACAATTAAGATGCAAGTCTACTTTAATACGAACTATGCAAACCAAG CTGAATTTCTCAGTAGGCAGCACCGTGTTCTGGAGGGAAGGCTGGCTTCTCTGCTTGGAGCTATCACAGGGAGTTGTCCTCCTGTGGAAGAAGAAATGGGGGATGTGTATCCAAAGATATTAGCGTAtgtgctgcagagctctggCTTGGGATCCCCAAAAGATGTTGTGGTTTTCAGGGAGGTAACAG CTGTCCTGCAGAATGTATTCCCCCGGAAAAAGATGATTACTTTCATCTCACtcagtaagaaaaacaaagaggaacaGCTGAGAAATCTTACCACGATAGTCACAGGAATTCTGTTATACAACAAGGAAtgtgggaaaggaggaagcGGCATTGATGACT ATATCACCTTTCCATGTGATGGCTGGCTCTGTTTTAGGTTTGCTGGGCTCAGGTTGCAGCATGAGAAAACATTTAGCTATTGCGGGTATACAAAAG TGCGGGCCATTCTGAATGAAGCTGTTCTGTCAGCTACGCGGACTGCCGATGAACGTCTTAGTACTTGCCATGTGCTAGCCCACCAGTACACGGCTCTGCTGGAATCCATGCAGGAAGACCCGCTCAGACACATGCAGCTTagttctttcaaattaaaagaagcacTATTCAATGTGAGACAACATGAGGCCTTCCTTTGCATCCTTCTG TCTGATACTACTACAAGTGCTCAAGAAGTTGAAAAGATGAATGTGCAGTTTGCAGCAGCAATGGagaagttgaaaaaaataatgccaaatAAGATTTCTGAAGATAGAACAGAAGTTTTT cCTCTCTTTGTTGTGCTTTCTAACCTCTGGAGCGGCTTTAAGGATAAGATACTACTGATAAAGTTCCTCACAAATATGATTAACAGTCTGCAACAGTTCTCGGAAATCCAGTCACAGCTTTTTCCTAAGGAAGTGCTGTCGTCTCTTCTGGAAGGAGTGACTGTGAAAAGTGATGAGGAAAGGATAAGAGAAACCATGG GAACCAGAGTGAATGTTTCTGATTTCAAGGACCAAGAATGGCTTTTTCCAGAGACTACAGAGAATTTTGATCAGTTATTAATTGAGTACCGTGGTTTCTGTGCGCATGCGATTGGTGTGAAAGGCCTCCTCCTCCCAG gaaatccTGCTATTGGAATTTTGAAGCACAAGGAGAGATGTTACGTTTTCAGTTCCAAAGAAGCTGCATACATTTTTGCTCAAGATCCAGATAAGTTCATTCAACTGAAtgtagaaaaagcaaaagaacatgTAGAGTTGATGCAGCTGCTAGAGCTTCAGCATCATTTGGTACACCTTGCTCCATTTGCACTG gCCACAAATGCAGACAAATGTTTGATGAAACTCACCACAGGATGTGATAGCACAACTCAGACTGATACTCATATCTTGCCTCCAACTATTGTAAAATCATATGAATGGAATGAATGGACAATGAGAAAAAGAGCTATACAATTG GCCAATTTGCGCCGCAAATCAACTCATGGCATGCAGACTGATCTCAGCCATATGAGAAGACAGAACTCCACCCAAGTGTACTTGCCAAAAGATATTGGCACCCAGACTAAGCGTGACAACTCGAGCAATGTACCCAGACCACAGATATTCCTGAAAGGTCTCCGAGGAGGACCATCTCCTACTACTCATATGGTCAAAGTACACTTAACAAGAGCGATAGATGAAACCTAA
- the CFAP206 gene encoding cilia- and flagella-associated protein 206 isoform X3, with product MGDVYPKILAYVLQSSGLGSPKDVVVFREVTAVLQNVFPRKKMITFISLSKKNKEEQLRNLTTIVTGILLYNKECGKGGSGIDDYITFPCDGWLCFRFAGLRLQHEKTFSYCGYTKVRAILNEAVLSATRTADERLSTCHVLAHQYTALLESMQEDPLRHMQLSSFKLKEALFNVRQHEAFLCILLSDTTTSAQEVEKMNVQFAAAMEKLKKIMPNKISEDRTEVFPLFVVLSNLWSGFKDKILLIKFLTNMINSLQQFSEIQSQLFPKEVLSSLLEGVTVKSDEERIRETMGTRVNVSDFKDQEWLFPETTENFDQLLIEYRGFCAHAIGVKGLLLPGNPAIGILKHKERCYVFSSKEAAYIFAQDPDKFIQLNVEKAKEHVELMQLLELQHHLVHLAPFALATNADKCLMKLTTGCDSTTQTDTHILPPTIVKSYEWNEWTMRKRAIQLANLRRKSTHGMQTDLSHMRRQNSTQVYLPKDIGTQTKRDNSSNVPRPQIFLKGLRGGPSPTTHMVKVHLTRAIDET from the exons ATGGGGGATGTGTATCCAAAGATATTAGCGTAtgtgctgcagagctctggCTTGGGATCCCCAAAAGATGTTGTGGTTTTCAGGGAGGTAACAG CTGTCCTGCAGAATGTATTCCCCCGGAAAAAGATGATTACTTTCATCTCACtcagtaagaaaaacaaagaggaacaGCTGAGAAATCTTACCACGATAGTCACAGGAATTCTGTTATACAACAAGGAAtgtgggaaaggaggaagcGGCATTGATGACT ATATCACCTTTCCATGTGATGGCTGGCTCTGTTTTAGGTTTGCTGGGCTCAGGTTGCAGCATGAGAAAACATTTAGCTATTGCGGGTATACAAAAG TGCGGGCCATTCTGAATGAAGCTGTTCTGTCAGCTACGCGGACTGCCGATGAACGTCTTAGTACTTGCCATGTGCTAGCCCACCAGTACACGGCTCTGCTGGAATCCATGCAGGAAGACCCGCTCAGACACATGCAGCTTagttctttcaaattaaaagaagcacTATTCAATGTGAGACAACATGAGGCCTTCCTTTGCATCCTTCTG TCTGATACTACTACAAGTGCTCAAGAAGTTGAAAAGATGAATGTGCAGTTTGCAGCAGCAATGGagaagttgaaaaaaataatgccaaatAAGATTTCTGAAGATAGAACAGAAGTTTTT cCTCTCTTTGTTGTGCTTTCTAACCTCTGGAGCGGCTTTAAGGATAAGATACTACTGATAAAGTTCCTCACAAATATGATTAACAGTCTGCAACAGTTCTCGGAAATCCAGTCACAGCTTTTTCCTAAGGAAGTGCTGTCGTCTCTTCTGGAAGGAGTGACTGTGAAAAGTGATGAGGAAAGGATAAGAGAAACCATGG GAACCAGAGTGAATGTTTCTGATTTCAAGGACCAAGAATGGCTTTTTCCAGAGACTACAGAGAATTTTGATCAGTTATTAATTGAGTACCGTGGTTTCTGTGCGCATGCGATTGGTGTGAAAGGCCTCCTCCTCCCAG gaaatccTGCTATTGGAATTTTGAAGCACAAGGAGAGATGTTACGTTTTCAGTTCCAAAGAAGCTGCATACATTTTTGCTCAAGATCCAGATAAGTTCATTCAACTGAAtgtagaaaaagcaaaagaacatgTAGAGTTGATGCAGCTGCTAGAGCTTCAGCATCATTTGGTACACCTTGCTCCATTTGCACTG gCCACAAATGCAGACAAATGTTTGATGAAACTCACCACAGGATGTGATAGCACAACTCAGACTGATACTCATATCTTGCCTCCAACTATTGTAAAATCATATGAATGGAATGAATGGACAATGAGAAAAAGAGCTATACAATTG GCCAATTTGCGCCGCAAATCAACTCATGGCATGCAGACTGATCTCAGCCATATGAGAAGACAGAACTCCACCCAAGTGTACTTGCCAAAAGATATTGGCACCCAGACTAAGCGTGACAACTCGAGCAATGTACCCAGACCACAGATATTCCTGAAAGGTCTCCGAGGAGGACCATCTCCTACTACTCATATGGTCAAAGTACACTTAACAAGAGCGATAGATGAAACCTAA